In Peromyscus eremicus chromosome 2, PerEre_H2_v1, whole genome shotgun sequence, a single genomic region encodes these proteins:
- the Ctrc gene encoding chymotrypsin-C — translation MLGITVLAAIVACASSCGDPTFPPNLSTRVVGGEDAVPHSWPWQISLQYLKDDTWRHTCGGTLITKSHVLTAAHCINKDLTYRVALGKYNLTVEDEEGSLYSEVDTIYVHEKWNSLFVWNDIAIIKLAEPVELSDTIKVGCIPEEGALLPQDYPCYVTGWGRLWTGGPIADVLQQGLQPIVSHATCSRLDWWFIKVRKTMVCAGGDGVISACNGDSGGPLNCQAEDGSWQVHGIVSFGSGQGCNTYKKPVVFTRVSAYNDWINEVGVPCTAPCARAHFLTWPRLHWLLLDVFPGHLSSCSSSILPLRYPG, via the exons ATGTTGGGAATTACCGTCCTCGCTGCCATCGTGGCCTGCG cctccagctgTGGGGATCCCACCTTCCCACCCAACCTGTCAACCAGAGTGGTAGGGGGAGAGGATGCCGTCCCCCACAGCTGGCCCTGGCAG ATCTCTCTTCAGTACCTCAAGGATGACACGTGGAGGCACACCTGTGGCGGTACTCTGATCACCAAGAGCCACGTCCTGACCGCTGCCCACTGCATCAA CAAAGACTTAACCTACCGCGTGGCCCTGGGGAAGTACAATTTGACGGTGGAGGATGAGGAAGGCTCCCTGTACTCGGAGGTGGACACCATCTACGTCCACGAGAAGTGGAACTCGCTCTTCGTGTG GAACGACATCGCCATCATCAAGCTGGCTGAGCCCGTGGAACTGAGTGACACCATCAAGGTGGGCTGCATCCCAGAGGAGGGTGCTCTGCTGCCTCAGGACTACCCCTGCTACGTCACCGGTTGGGGTCGCCTCTGGA CTGGTGGTCCCATTGCCGACGTGCTCCAGCAGGGCCTGCAGCCCATAGTGAGCCACGCCACGTGCTCCCGGTTGGACTGGTGGTTCATCAAGGTCAGGAAGACAATGGTGTGCGCCGGCGGTGATGGAGTCATCTCTGCCTGCAAT GGAGACTCGGGTGGCCCACTGAACTGCCAGGCAGAGGACGGCTCCTGGCAGGTACATGGCATCGTGAGCTTCGGCTCCGGCCAAGGCTGCAACACGTACAAGAAGCCTGTGGTCTTCACCCGCGTGTCTGCCTATAATGACTGGATCAATGAGGTGGGTGTCCCCTGCACCGCTCCCTGTGCCCGAGCCCACTTCCTCACGTGGCCTCGTCTTCACTGGCTCCTCCTGGATGTATTCCCTGGTCACTTAAGCTCATGTTCAAGTTCCATTCTCCCACTGAGATACCCTGGCTGA